From one Deinococcus detaillensis genomic stretch:
- a CDS encoding sugar ABC transporter substrate-binding protein: MRHTKLMFAALAAVTVTAALAQSSQPVIGLITKTDTNPFFVKMKEGAQKEATRLGAKLLTAAGKTDGDNAGQVAAIENMVAAGAKTIMITASDSKAIVPAIAKARAAGVMVIALDTPTEPASAVDALFATDNYNAGLLIGQWAKKAMGNKKAVIAAMDYNPGQPVGVLRHNGFLAGFGVKGITPTMLTQVDTSVVCSQNSFGDQAKGQTAMENCLQKNPDINLVYTINEPAAAGAYQALKAAGKEKDVLIVSVDGGCAGVRNVEAGVIGATSQQYPLKMAAMGVTAGVNYAKTGKKVSGYTDTGVNLITNKPVSGVKSQDGKYGLANCWGQ, translated from the coding sequence ATGCGTCACACCAAACTGATGTTCGCCGCCCTCGCCGCCGTCACCGTCACCGCCGCCCTTGCCCAAAGCAGCCAGCCGGTGATCGGCCTGATTACCAAAACCGACACCAATCCCTTTTTCGTCAAGATGAAAGAGGGCGCACAAAAAGAAGCCACCCGCTTGGGGGCCAAATTGCTGACGGCGGCGGGCAAAACCGACGGTGACAACGCGGGCCAAGTGGCCGCCATCGAAAACATGGTCGCGGCTGGAGCCAAGACCATCATGATCACCGCCAGCGATTCCAAGGCCATCGTGCCGGCCATTGCCAAAGCCCGCGCCGCCGGCGTGATGGTGATTGCCCTCGATACCCCCACCGAACCGGCCAGCGCGGTGGACGCCCTGTTTGCCACCGACAACTACAACGCCGGACTGCTGATCGGGCAGTGGGCCAAAAAAGCCATGGGCAACAAGAAGGCCGTGATCGCCGCGATGGACTACAACCCCGGCCAACCCGTCGGCGTGCTGCGGCACAACGGCTTCCTCGCGGGCTTCGGCGTCAAGGGCATCACCCCCACCATGCTGACTCAAGTGGACACCAGCGTGGTCTGCTCGCAAAACTCCTTCGGTGATCAGGCCAAGGGCCAGACCGCGATGGAAAACTGCCTCCAGAAAAACCCCGACATCAATCTGGTCTACACCATCAACGAACCCGCCGCCGCTGGCGCTTATCAGGCCCTCAAAGCCGCTGGCAAAGAAAAAGACGTGTTGATCGTCAGCGTGGACGGCGGCTGCGCTGGTGTGCGCAATGTGGAAGCGGGCGTGATCGGCGCGACCAGCCAGCAGTACCCGCTTAAGATGGCGGCGATGGGCGTCACGGCGGGTGTCAACTACGCCAAGACCGGCAAAAAGGTCAGTGGCTACACCGACACCGGCGTCAATCTGATTACCAACAAGCCGGTCAGCGGCGTCAAGAGTCAGGACGGCAAGTACGGCCTCGCCAACTGCTGGGGCCAGTAA
- a CDS encoding DNA-formamidopyrimidine glycosylase, producing the protein MPELPEVETTRRKIEPLLVGHILTRIEHDAPHKYTDTHKAEGRTVTGIGRRGKYLLLQLAAADAASTDAAAEDEWGDLELLVHLGMTGGFRLEAGPHTRVTLHTDQGAVYFNDARRFGKVAVVSRGDYAAFPTLHQMGPEPLTDDFKEAEFVELAASAGAVKPWLLSQKPVSGVGNIYADESLWLSRIHPAQTKLNPSEAGRLYAAIREVMKAAVEAGGSSLGSGGGNYRQHDGVSGLFQHEHHVYGKAGQPCSRCGSGIVRVVLAQRGTHYCPQCQTRKER; encoded by the coding sequence ATGCCCGAACTGCCGGAAGTCGAAACCACCCGCCGTAAAATTGAGCCGCTCTTGGTGGGCCACATCCTCACGCGCATCGAGCACGACGCGCCGCACAAATACACTGACACCCACAAAGCTGAGGGCCGCACCGTGACCGGCATCGGGCGGCGCGGCAAGTATTTGCTGCTGCAACTCGCCGCCGCAGACGCTGCCAGTACAGACGCCGCTGCTGAAGATGAATGGGGCGATTTGGAACTGCTCGTTCACCTCGGCATGACCGGCGGCTTTCGGCTGGAAGCTGGGCCGCACACCCGCGTAACGCTGCACACCGATCAGGGCGCGGTGTATTTCAACGACGCCCGCCGGTTTGGTAAAGTGGCGGTGGTGAGCCGGGGCGACTACGCCGCTTTTCCTACCCTGCATCAGATGGGGCCGGAACCGCTCACGGACGATTTCAAAGAAGCCGAGTTCGTCGAGCTGGCCGCCAGCGCCGGAGCGGTCAAGCCTTGGCTGCTCTCGCAAAAGCCAGTCTCGGGCGTGGGCAACATCTACGCCGACGAGAGCTTGTGGCTCAGCCGCATTCATCCGGCCCAGACCAAACTCAACCCGAGTGAGGCGGGGCGACTGTACGCGGCCATCCGCGAAGTGATGAAGGCGGCGGTGGAGGCGGGCGGCAGCAGTTTGGGCAGCGGTGGGGGTAACTATAGGCAGCACGACGGCGTTTCAGGCCTCTTTCAGCACGAGCACCACGTCTACGGCAAGGCGGGCCAGCCGTGCTCCCGGTGCGGTAGCGGTATCGTCAGGGTCGTGCTGGCCCAGCGCGGGACGCATTATTGCCCGCAGTGTCAAACGCGCAAAGAGCGCTAA
- a CDS encoding ABC transporter permease: MTSPPISEKGRMGFRAPSLTTLGPLIALLLACIFFATQSDRFLTSQTLSLVLSQISFVAVIAIGQTLVILTAGIDLSCGFIMALGSIVMTKFAVDYGVPPFLAILCGLAVTTAIGALNGLLITRLRLPPFIATLGMLGIVQAITLIYSNSQTVSGLPNTLNFLGSTFKILGTPFTYGAVLMLLLFGVAWFFLTRTAPGRHVYAVGNNPEAARLSGIPTTKLLISVYAIAGLLYGIAALILVGRVGAGDPNAGQTENLESITAVVLGGTSLFGGRGNVLGTLLGAVIVGVFRVGLTLAGVNSIYQVLVTGILIILAVATDQFSRRKA; this comes from the coding sequence ATGACTTCCCCACCGATTTCTGAAAAAGGCCGTATGGGATTCCGCGCCCCCAGCCTCACCACTCTGGGGCCGCTGATTGCCCTGCTGCTGGCCTGTATCTTCTTCGCCACCCAATCCGACCGATTCCTGACATCTCAAACGCTCTCGCTGGTTCTGAGTCAGATTTCATTCGTGGCCGTGATCGCCATCGGGCAAACTTTAGTGATCCTGACTGCCGGAATTGATCTGTCGTGCGGCTTCATCATGGCGCTGGGCAGCATCGTGATGACCAAATTCGCCGTGGATTACGGGGTGCCGCCGTTCTTGGCGATTTTGTGCGGTCTGGCTGTGACCACCGCCATTGGAGCGCTGAACGGCCTGCTGATTACCCGGCTCAGGCTGCCGCCGTTTATCGCCACGCTGGGCATGTTGGGCATCGTACAGGCCATCACCCTGATCTACTCCAATTCGCAAACCGTCAGCGGCTTACCCAACACGCTCAACTTTCTGGGCAGCACCTTCAAAATTCTGGGTACGCCTTTTACCTACGGCGCGGTGCTGATGCTGCTGCTTTTCGGCGTCGCTTGGTTTTTCCTGACCCGCACCGCGCCGGGCCGCCACGTCTACGCGGTGGGCAACAACCCCGAAGCCGCCCGCCTCAGCGGGATTCCCACCACCAAGTTGCTGATCAGCGTCTACGCCATCGCCGGGCTGCTCTACGGCATTGCGGCTCTGATTCTGGTGGGCCGGGTCGGCGCGGGCGATCCCAATGCCGGACAGACCGAGAACTTGGAGAGCATTACGGCCGTCGTGCTGGGTGGTACCAGTTTGTTTGGCGGGCGCGGCAACGTGCTGGGCACGCTACTTGGCGCAGTCATCGTGGGCGTCTTCCGGGTCGGCCTGACTCTGGCGGGCGTCAACAGCATTTATCAAGTCTTGGTGACGGGCATTTTGATTATTCTGGCCGTTGCCACCGATCAATTTTCCAGAAGGAAGGCCTGA
- the trxB gene encoding thioredoxin-disulfide reductase has translation MTNAQPSQPQPSEHDVVIIGGGPAGLTAAIYTGRASLNTIILEKGLPGGQIAQTEEVENYPGFPEPISGPELAQRMTEQAERFGAKIEMEEVQGVEHHPHGGFLVRGYSGTYHAKAVILATGANPKRLYVPGEEQFWGKGVSTCATCDGFFYRGKKVVVVGGGDAAVEEGLFLTKFADEVTLIHRRDSLRANKVAQARALANPKMKFVWDTAVEAIIGEDSVSAVQLKNLKTGEESRFDTDGVFIFIGHVPNTEFLKGVVKLREDGYVDVRDDIFTSVPGMFAAGDISDYVYRQLATSVGAGTRAAMSVERMLAALELEESAAD, from the coding sequence ATGACGAACGCTCAACCTTCACAGCCCCAGCCTTCAGAGCACGATGTGGTGATTATCGGCGGCGGCCCCGCCGGACTGACGGCGGCGATTTACACGGGCCGCGCCAGCCTGAACACCATCATTTTGGAAAAAGGCCTTCCGGGCGGCCAAATCGCCCAGACCGAAGAAGTCGAGAATTATCCCGGTTTTCCAGAGCCGATCAGCGGCCCCGAGCTTGCCCAGCGGATGACCGAGCAAGCCGAGCGGTTTGGCGCAAAAATTGAAATGGAAGAAGTGCAGGGCGTGGAGCACCACCCGCATGGCGGCTTTTTGGTCAGAGGCTACAGCGGCACCTACCACGCCAAAGCGGTGATTTTGGCGACCGGCGCAAATCCCAAGCGCCTCTATGTGCCGGGCGAGGAGCAGTTCTGGGGCAAGGGCGTCAGCACCTGCGCCACCTGCGACGGCTTTTTTTACCGGGGCAAAAAAGTGGTCGTCGTCGGTGGGGGAGACGCCGCCGTGGAAGAGGGCCTGTTCCTGACCAAGTTCGCCGATGAAGTCACCTTGATTCACCGCCGCGATTCTCTAAGGGCCAACAAAGTGGCTCAGGCCCGCGCCCTGGCGAATCCCAAAATGAAGTTCGTCTGGGACACCGCCGTCGAAGCCATTATCGGCGAAGACAGCGTCAGCGCCGTGCAGCTCAAGAACCTCAAAACCGGCGAGGAAAGCCGCTTTGACACCGATGGCGTGTTTATTTTTATCGGCCATGTGCCTAACACCGAGTTTCTGAAAGGCGTCGTGAAGCTGCGCGAAGACGGCTACGTGGATGTGCGCGACGACATCTTTACCAGCGTGCCGGGCATGTTCGCGGCGGGCGACATCAGCGATTATGTCTACCGTCAACTTGCCACCAGTGTGGGCGCGGGCACGCGGGCGGCCATGAGCGTGGAACGGATGCTGGCCGCGCTGGAGCTGGAAGAAAGCGCGGCGGACTGA
- a CDS encoding LacI family DNA-binding transcriptional regulator: MNTSAVSSIQEVAALAQVSTATASRALSRPEMVALSTRQRVMQAAQELAYQPNALARSLRQRETRTIGLIVSDILNPFHALLAKGVQDTAEQHNYVTFLFNSDEQPEKEARAIRTLLGHLPKGLIVVPTSGTRQHLASLPELPVVELDRVTGNPEATTITVDNIGGAHAATTHLLGLGHQRIGMIVGRQDISTAVERQRGYQQALSEAGLDADPALIRSGNHREAAGYQAAHELLALPPHQRPTALFVGNNEMTIGAVLAARELGLEIPRDLSLVGFDDSRWAQTMSPPLTVIAQPAYALGQHACEHLLGLLGGKRASTPAQMQLPTELIIRHSTGPPPLS, translated from the coding sequence GTGAATACGTCTGCTGTGTCGAGCATTCAAGAGGTCGCCGCTTTAGCTCAAGTTTCTACGGCCACCGCGTCGCGGGCGCTGAGCAGGCCTGAGATGGTGGCCTTGTCGACGCGACAGCGGGTGATGCAGGCGGCTCAGGAGTTGGCGTATCAGCCCAACGCGCTGGCCCGCAGCTTGCGCCAGCGCGAAACCCGCACCATCGGCCTAATCGTCAGTGACATCCTCAACCCGTTTCATGCGCTGCTGGCCAAAGGCGTGCAGGACACGGCGGAGCAGCACAACTACGTCACCTTCCTCTTTAACAGTGACGAGCAACCGGAAAAAGAAGCCCGCGCTATCCGCACGCTGCTCGGTCACTTGCCCAAGGGCCTAATCGTGGTGCCGACCAGCGGAACGCGCCAGCATTTAGCATCGCTGCCTGAGCTGCCGGTGGTGGAGCTTGACCGCGTGACGGGCAATCCGGAGGCCACCACCATCACGGTAGATAACATAGGCGGCGCACACGCAGCCACCACTCACCTGCTCGGGCTCGGCCACCAGCGCATCGGCATGATCGTGGGAAGGCAAGACATCAGCACCGCCGTGGAGCGGCAGCGAGGCTACCAGCAGGCGCTGAGCGAAGCGGGTCTGGACGCTGATCCGGCGCTGATCCGGTCTGGCAACCACCGCGAGGCGGCAGGCTACCAAGCCGCGCACGAGTTGCTGGCCTTGCCGCCGCACCAGCGCCCAACGGCTCTGTTTGTGGGCAACAACGAAATGACCATTGGTGCGGTGCTGGCCGCCCGCGAACTGGGCTTAGAAATTCCCCGCGACCTTTCTCTCGTTGGCTTTGACGACTCGCGCTGGGCACAGACCATGTCGCCGCCGCTGACGGTTATCGCTCAGCCCGCTTACGCGCTGGGGCAGCACGCCTGCGAACACTTGCTCGGTCTACTCGGCGGCAAACGGGCCAGCACTCCGGCGCAGATGCAACTCCCCACCGAACTCATCATCCGGCATTCCACTGGGCCGCCGCCTCTCTCTTAA
- a CDS encoding MalY/PatB family protein: protein MTNTAHPYDTVLPDSLRHADNYKWTKFGGEVLPMWVADMDFPVAPAILSALQGRLSRSVGYPQMPGDPTLKAQLIAKLAKDGLSDLTSEGVAFLPGVVPGLYAAVQALTEVGDEVLTVTPTYPPFLSATTDQGRVLNAVKLIEGKTGWTMDFAALEAAITPKTKLLMLCHPHNPTGRVWTRSELQQLAEFVLKHKLYVVTDELHADLRFSDAPDYVPFAAISPEVAQRTITLTGPCKAYNTAGLSIGAMISHNPDLVAKLEKTTHGTMGHPSALSVTMWQAALSGGAEWLADTLKYLQANRDFLSEFMARELPQVPYTPPEATYLAWLDLRSHPRAADIQPYLLEEAKLALNDGLTFGEGYQGFVRLNFATSRELLQDGLERLAKAVK from the coding sequence ATGACCAACACTGCTCATCCCTACGACACCGTTTTGCCAGATTCTCTGCGCCACGCCGATAATTACAAATGGACGAAGTTCGGCGGTGAAGTGTTGCCGATGTGGGTGGCCGATATGGATTTTCCGGTGGCCCCAGCTATTCTCAGCGCCCTGCAAGGCCGGCTGAGCCGCTCGGTGGGTTACCCCCAAATGCCCGGAGACCCCACGCTGAAGGCCCAACTGATCGCCAAACTCGCCAAGGACGGCCTGAGTGATTTGACATCCGAAGGCGTGGCTTTTTTGCCCGGCGTGGTGCCCGGCCTCTACGCCGCCGTGCAGGCCCTGACCGAGGTCGGCGACGAGGTGCTGACGGTCACGCCGACTTACCCGCCGTTTCTGAGCGCCACCACCGATCAGGGGCGGGTGCTGAACGCCGTGAAACTGATCGAGGGCAAAACAGGTTGGACGATGGATTTTGCGGCGCTGGAAGCCGCCATCACGCCCAAAACCAAGTTGCTGATGTTGTGTCACCCGCACAATCCAACCGGACGGGTCTGGACGCGCTCCGAGTTGCAGCAGTTGGCTGAGTTTGTTCTCAAGCACAAGTTGTACGTCGTCACCGACGAGTTGCACGCCGATTTGCGTTTTTCGGACGCGCCGGACTACGTTCCGTTCGCGGCCATCAGTCCCGAAGTCGCTCAGCGCACCATCACGCTGACGGGGCCGTGCAAGGCCTACAACACGGCGGGCCTCAGCATCGGCGCGATGATCAGCCACAACCCCGACTTGGTTGCCAAGCTGGAAAAAACCACCCACGGCACCATGGGCCACCCCAGCGCCCTGAGCGTCACCATGTGGCAAGCCGCGCTGAGCGGCGGAGCCGAGTGGCTGGCCGATACGCTGAAGTATCTCCAGGCCAACCGCGACTTCCTGAGTGAATTTATGGCCCGCGAGTTGCCGCAGGTGCCGTACACGCCGCCGGAAGCGACTTACCTCGCGTGGCTGGACTTGCGCTCGCATCCCCGCGCCGCCGATATCCAACCCTACTTGCTTGAAGAAGCCAAGCTGGCGCTGAACGACGGCCTGACTTTCGGCGAGGGGTATCAAGGGTTTGTGCGCCTGAACTTTGCCACCAGCCGTGAGCTGCTGCAAGACGGCCTGGAGCGGCTGGCAAAAGCCGTGAAGTGA
- a CDS encoding 30S ribosomal protein S1, whose product MDSTEAQPQGAAPQVEAAPEVAKAPETQAPQAAPAQPAQAAPTQAKPAATARQERSDDDYPAMTMEDVLATLDTENQDSSAPSRGDVVTGTVVFIGSEGIAVDVGAKIEGVIPFNQLGDEPVTLEEAQQMYKPGDSIEAYVVRSDLANGQIVLSKKRAEQDKGWRVLAGVQERDESFQVDIVEKVRGGLVAMIDGIRAFLPASQVDTRRVNDLDPYVGKPLEVKLIELNRKRNRVIISHRAIMEAQKAQARESTMGQLESGAQFEGDVVEITDFGVFVNLGGIDGLVHRSELTYGRFNHPRDVVKVGDKVQVQVIDVDPGRDRINLSMKALTTDPWESAIDKYTIGQKVVGKVTNLTNFGAFVEIEPGLEGLVHVSELSWTKRVRHPNEVLKEGDEVEAIILRIDPKDRRISLGLRQATDDPWSSLPDRFPPGTPVKGKVTGLTDFGVFMEIEEGIEGLIHISELDLQRVNNPADLFKKGDDIEAVILNIDPVEQRASLSRRRALGGAPARGGDFVSQGGGSRTPSFGSPQQGGGARGGGGGRGGRRGGDFEYSFNAKDAQQGGGKISTKLGDVYADLFAQFGLGTDKKDDVPATSTESDKPSE is encoded by the coding sequence ATGGACAGCACCGAAGCTCAGCCTCAAGGGGCCGCGCCGCAGGTTGAAGCAGCGCCAGAAGTAGCGAAGGCACCGGAAACGCAAGCTCCGCAGGCCGCGCCCGCTCAGCCTGCTCAAGCCGCTCCTACTCAGGCCAAGCCCGCCGCGACCGCTCGCCAAGAGCGCAGCGACGACGACTATCCGGCCATGACCATGGAAGACGTGCTGGCGACCCTCGATACCGAGAACCAAGATTCGTCCGCACCCTCACGGGGCGACGTGGTCACCGGCACCGTGGTCTTTATCGGCAGCGAAGGCATCGCCGTAGACGTGGGCGCGAAGATCGAGGGCGTCATTCCGTTCAACCAGCTCGGTGACGAGCCGGTGACGTTGGAAGAAGCCCAGCAGATGTACAAGCCCGGCGACAGCATCGAAGCCTACGTGGTCAGAAGCGACCTCGCCAACGGCCAGATCGTGCTGAGCAAGAAGCGGGCCGAGCAGGACAAGGGCTGGCGCGTGCTGGCGGGCGTGCAGGAGCGCGACGAATCGTTCCAAGTGGACATCGTCGAGAAGGTGCGCGGCGGCTTGGTGGCCATGATTGACGGCATTCGGGCCTTCCTCCCGGCCAGCCAAGTGGATACCCGTAGAGTCAACGACCTCGACCCCTACGTCGGTAAGCCGCTTGAAGTCAAGCTGATCGAGCTTAACCGCAAGCGCAACCGCGTGATCATCTCGCACCGCGCCATCATGGAAGCTCAGAAGGCCCAGGCCCGCGAGAGCACCATGGGTCAACTCGAATCCGGCGCACAGTTTGAAGGCGACGTGGTCGAGATCACCGATTTCGGCGTGTTCGTCAACCTCGGCGGCATCGACGGCCTGGTTCACCGCTCCGAGCTGACCTACGGGCGCTTCAATCACCCCCGTGACGTGGTCAAAGTCGGCGACAAGGTGCAGGTGCAGGTCATTGACGTTGATCCGGGCCGTGACCGCATCAACCTCTCGATGAAAGCGCTGACCACCGACCCCTGGGAAAGTGCCATCGACAAGTACACCATCGGCCAGAAAGTGGTGGGTAAAGTCACCAACCTCACCAACTTCGGCGCGTTTGTCGAGATCGAGCCGGGCTTGGAAGGCCTCGTTCACGTCAGCGAGCTGTCTTGGACCAAGCGGGTGCGTCATCCCAACGAAGTCCTCAAAGAGGGCGACGAAGTGGAAGCCATCATCCTCCGCATCGATCCCAAAGACCGCCGCATCAGCCTCGGTCTTCGTCAGGCCACCGACGATCCATGGAGCAGCTTGCCTGACCGCTTCCCCCCCGGCACGCCGGTCAAGGGTAAAGTCACTGGCCTCACCGATTTCGGTGTGTTCATGGAAATCGAAGAAGGCATCGAGGGTCTGATTCACATCAGCGAACTCGATTTGCAGCGCGTCAACAACCCCGCTGATCTGTTCAAGAAGGGCGACGACATCGAAGCCGTCATCTTGAACATCGACCCCGTCGAGCAGCGGGCCAGCTTGTCGCGTCGGCGTGCCCTCGGCGGCGCACCGGCACGCGGCGGCGACTTTGTCTCGCAGGGCGGCGGCAGCCGGACTCCCAGCTTCGGTAGCCCTCAGCAGGGCGGCGGCGCTCGTGGTGGCGGCGGCGGACGTGGTGGACGCCGGGGCGGCGACTTCGAGTACAGCTTTAACGCCAAAGACGCCCAACAGGGCGGCGGCAAGATCAGCACCAAGCTCGGTGACGTTTACGCCGACTTGTTCGCGCAGTTCGGCCTCGGCACCGACAAGAAAGACGACGTGCCCGCGACCAGCACTGAGAGCGACAAGCCCAGCGAGTAA
- a CDS encoding DoxX family protein — MNSGNTHFGNTASTLLLAAVFISAGTLHFLRPRIFDSIVPPFVPMPPRTATLISGAAELAGGLGLLHPTTRPAARWGLMALLLAVFPANAYMAQNAEEFKPLPAWALWARLPLQPLLAYWVWMAGRR, encoded by the coding sequence ATGAATTCCGGCAACACCCACTTTGGCAACACTGCCAGCACGCTGCTACTGGCGGCTGTCTTTATCTCGGCAGGTACGCTGCACTTTTTACGCCCCCGCATCTTCGATTCCATCGTGCCGCCGTTCGTACCGATGCCGCCGCGCACCGCCACGCTCATCAGCGGCGCAGCAGAACTGGCGGGCGGCTTGGGACTCCTCCACCCCACCACCCGCCCCGCCGCCCGCTGGGGGCTGATGGCGCTGCTGCTGGCGGTTTTTCCGGCCAACGCCTACATGGCTCAGAATGCCGAGGAGTTTAAGCCGCTACCCGCTTGGGCGCTGTGGGCACGCCTGCCGCTTCAGCCGCTGCTGGCGTACTGGGTGTGGATGGCGGGGCGGCGGTAA
- a CDS encoding RluA family pseudouridine synthase — protein sequence MSQQPFSKPSVAFEHPDFYVISKPALWLTHPVRARMDVLDVLTFLQRETGETQVAPPHRLDRETSGAQVFSRDTDSARRFFTLFKEHLVGKSYLAIVHGSPNWDEYTLDAPLGFVGLTGSNQIQIRQGVVPDGKPATTEFKVLGRRNGFALVHAFPRSGRLHQIRAHLSHLGLPMVGDKIYGRDPEVFLDFIQTGQTDDLTRRLLLPRQALHAHSISFGWDAAQVRVEVPLAADLQAFWDGLGEGQEA from the coding sequence TTGAGTCAACAGCCGTTCAGTAAACCCAGCGTTGCCTTTGAGCATCCCGATTTTTACGTCATCAGCAAGCCTGCGCTGTGGCTGACCCATCCGGTACGCGCCCGCATGGACGTGCTGGATGTCTTGACTTTTTTGCAGCGCGAAACTGGCGAAACGCAGGTGGCCCCGCCGCACCGCTTAGACCGCGAGACCAGCGGAGCACAGGTATTTTCCCGCGACACCGATAGCGCCAGGCGCTTTTTCACCCTTTTCAAAGAGCATCTGGTCGGCAAGAGCTACCTCGCTATCGTTCACGGCTCGCCCAATTGGGACGAGTACACGCTGGACGCGCCGCTGGGCTTTGTCGGTCTGACCGGCAGCAACCAAATTCAGATTCGGCAAGGCGTGGTGCCGGACGGCAAACCGGCCACTACTGAATTCAAGGTGCTGGGTCGCCGAAACGGTTTTGCACTGGTCCACGCTTTTCCCCGCTCTGGGCGACTGCACCAAATTCGGGCGCACTTGTCGCATCTGGGGTTGCCGATGGTCGGCGACAAGATTTATGGCCGCGACCCCGAAGTGTTTTTGGACTTTATCCAGACCGGGCAAACGGACGACCTCACGCGGCGTTTGCTGCTGCCCCGCCAAGCTCTGCACGCCCACAGCATCTCGTTCGGCTGGGACGCAGCGCAGGTGCGGGTGGAAGTGCCTTTGGCGGCGGACTTACAGGCGTTTTGGGACGGACTCGGAGAGGGCCAAGAAGCTTAA
- a CDS encoding ATP-binding cassette domain-containing protein, with amino-acid sequence MTAQIPSAPLVMEARGLVKRYGQVTAMDGADFELRPGEILAVIGDNGAGKSSLIKALSGAVVPDEGQIFLDGKLVHFRSPIDARKEGIETVYQDLAVAPAMTIAENLFLGREILRPDPFSRFFRVLDKKKMHDEAVRHMQGLQFAIKSMSQPVETLSGGQRQGVAVARSAAFARHVVIMDEPTAALGVREGNMVLDLIRKVRDSGLPVILISHNMPHVFEIADRIHVHRQGKRAAVLNPKNISMADTVAVMTGALSPEALSADMLA; translated from the coding sequence ATGACCGCTCAAATTCCGAGTGCGCCGCTGGTGATGGAAGCGCGGGGACTCGTCAAGCGCTACGGGCAAGTCACCGCCATGGACGGAGCCGACTTCGAGCTGCGGCCCGGCGAGATTCTGGCAGTTATTGGCGACAACGGCGCGGGCAAATCCAGCCTCATCAAAGCGCTCTCCGGCGCGGTGGTACCCGATGAAGGCCAGATTTTTCTAGACGGCAAACTCGTTCATTTCCGCAGCCCGATTGACGCCCGTAAGGAAGGCATCGAAACAGTTTATCAGGACTTGGCAGTGGCTCCGGCCATGACCATTGCTGAAAACCTGTTTCTGGGCCGTGAAATTTTGCGCCCTGATCCTTTCTCGCGTTTTTTTAGGGTGCTGGACAAAAAGAAAATGCACGACGAAGCGGTGCGGCACATGCAGGGGTTGCAATTTGCCATCAAGAGCATGTCTCAGCCGGTTGAAACCCTCTCCGGTGGACAGCGGCAGGGCGTCGCAGTGGCCCGTAGCGCGGCGTTTGCACGGCACGTGGTCATCATGGACGAACCCACTGCCGCCCTCGGCGTGCGCGAAGGCAACATGGTGCTTGACCTGATCCGCAAGGTGCGTGACAGCGGCCTGCCGGTCATCTTGATTAGCCACAATATGCCGCACGTCTTCGAGATCGCTGACCGCATCCACGTTCACCGGCAGGGCAAACGTGCCGCCGTGCTGAATCCCAAGAACATCAGCATGGCCGACACGGTGGCGGTGATGACGGGGGCGCTCAGCCCTGAGGCCTTGAGCGCCGACATGCTGGCGTAG
- the pdxH gene encoding pyridoxamine 5'-phosphate oxidase, whose protein sequence is MSDSKPSSDLTQLRVSYTKGELRRADLAASPLEQFQVWFAEAQQSRVIEPYALSLATANAAGRPSVRTVLLRGAEERGLSFYTNYGSHKGHDLDENPQAELLFFWPDLERQVRVFGFVQRVSEEESATYFHKRPRESQLAAHASDPQSAPIADRDALEAKLSALEVRYPEGQTVPKPDFWGGYRLTPSEWEFWQGRANRMHDRFVYLRAGESWSVERLMP, encoded by the coding sequence ATGAGCGATTCCAAGCCGTCTTCAGATTTGACTCAGCTGCGCGTTTCGTACACCAAGGGCGAACTGCGCCGCGCAGACCTCGCCGCCTCGCCTTTGGAGCAGTTTCAAGTCTGGTTTGCCGAGGCCCAGCAGAGCCGAGTCATTGAGCCTTACGCCCTGAGCCTCGCCACCGCCAATGCAGCGGGGCGGCCCAGCGTCCGCACGGTGCTGCTGCGCGGCGCAGAAGAGCGCGGGCTGAGCTTTTACACCAATTACGGTTCACACAAGGGACATGACCTCGACGAGAATCCGCAGGCCGAGCTGCTGTTTTTCTGGCCGGATTTGGAGCGGCAGGTGCGGGTATTCGGCTTCGTTCAGCGGGTCAGTGAGGAGGAATCGGCCACCTACTTTCACAAGCGCCCCCGCGAATCTCAACTGGCCGCCCATGCCAGCGACCCGCAGAGCGCTCCAATTGCTGACCGCGACGCCCTAGAAGCCAAACTCAGTGCCTTGGAAGTTCGGTATCCCGAAGGCCAAACCGTGCCCAAGCCCGACTTCTGGGGCGGCTACCGTCTTACGCCCAGCGAGTGGGAGTTCTGGCAGGGCCGAGCGAACCGGATGCATGACCGCTTCGTGTATCTGCGGGCAGGGGAGAGCTGGAGCGTGGAGCGGTTGATGCCGTGA